From the Manduca sexta isolate Smith_Timp_Sample1 unplaced genomic scaffold, JHU_Msex_v1.0 HiC_scaffold_3735, whole genome shotgun sequence genome, the window TAATATTATTGTAGAATGTTATATATGAGGCAATGAACGTCTCAATGGCGACTAGCTtaacatcattataaaaataacggtCTACTTAAAACCATACGGagaaattatgttttcatttgCTGGTATTTGTAACACAGGTGTGCTAGGCTTGCGCGACATTCAGCTGAGCGTTCCGGAGGCAGTAGGGGTGGGCTCGAGTGCCACCCTCGGCTGCCGCTGGGCTCTGGACACGGGGGAGGCTCTTTACACTGTCAAATGGTATCATGGCGCTCAAGAGTTCTTTCGATTCGTGCCTAAGGAGCTGCCAAACACCAGAGTTTTTTCTCAGACAGGAATCAGCGTTGACGTAAGTATTTATActgaaatcatttaattttcagttttaacacttaaaataactaataatttcGATAAATTTTGTCCCATAACATAAATGCTTACTCAAGCGCAAATAACTTGACATTAAGGCGTACACTTAAAGTACAATAAAACAAGTAAAGACTTTAAGAAAACTGCTTCTACCTCAGTCATTAACTCGCTGAAGAagtaaaatgtgaaaataaaagagaaaagtACTCAAATGGCTTACTTACGGCGAAACTATAAACAACGTCATAACAGTTATTAT encodes:
- the LOC119193204 gene encoding uncharacterized protein LOC119193204, producing the protein VLGLRDIQLSVPEAVGVGSSATLGCRWALDTGEALYTVKWYHGAQEFFRFVPKELPNTRVFSQTGISVDVSRSGAQQVVLRGATRGLSGRYRCEVSADAPFFHTVYKSAYMRVV